From the genome of Candidatus Electrothrix communis, one region includes:
- a CDS encoding AAA family ATPase, with protein MEQPTLYIFFGLIASGKSTLAELFAATQGLPYYNTDRVRKELAGLAANERRPDGMGQGIYTPEFSEKTYQTMLDSAAQNFNTDARGVVLDGSYSKTTDRQKVCELANALTIQILFILCSCSEQETQRRLALRAQDPNAVSDGRWEIFVQQRTTFEQPAELPPHQIIHIDTEAEPQELLRLLKS; from the coding sequence ATGGAGCAGCCCACCCTCTATATCTTCTTCGGCTTGATTGCGTCGGGAAAATCAACCCTAGCTGAGCTCTTTGCAGCAACCCAAGGTCTTCCGTATTATAATACGGACAGGGTGCGCAAAGAGCTGGCAGGTCTTGCGGCAAATGAACGCCGACCTGATGGAATGGGCCAAGGAATATATACTCCTGAGTTCAGCGAAAAAACCTATCAGACCATGCTGGACAGCGCAGCTCAGAATTTCAATACGGATGCAAGGGGTGTGGTTCTGGACGGTTCCTACAGTAAAACAACGGATCGTCAAAAAGTCTGCGAGCTGGCAAACGCGCTTACTATCCAGATACTTTTTATCCTCTGCTCCTGCTCCGAACAGGAGACGCAACGTCGTCTTGCCCTACGGGCTCAAGATCCGAATGCCGTTTCAGACGGGCGTTGGGAGATCTTCGTTCAGCAAAGGACAACGTTTGAACAACCTGCTGAACTCCCTCCGCATCAGATCATCCATATTGACACTGAGGCGGAACCTCAAGAACTGTTGCGTCTTTTGAAAAGCTAA
- a CDS encoding phosphoribosylanthranilate isomerase, which produces MKADRIRIKMCGTTNLEDALAAVDAGVDALGFIFYDKSPRAVDPKVARIIIEQLPPFVDTVGVFVDRDREEVEEIIRFCSLGYAQLHGKESPKYCERLARFVAPCQVIKALRVGGDVQADDITPYNEHVKGFLLDTYQKGVQGGTGQCFDWSLIQGLKLQRDFILAGGLDAENVQEALDAVNPYAVDVNSGVETAPRQKGHELIREFIRRVRACEQG; this is translated from the coding sequence ATGAAAGCGGATCGAATTCGTATCAAGATGTGCGGTACCACCAATCTTGAAGATGCTCTTGCTGCGGTGGATGCCGGGGTGGATGCCTTGGGATTTATTTTTTACGACAAGAGCCCCCGTGCTGTTGACCCGAAGGTTGCCAGGATCATTATTGAGCAGCTCCCCCCCTTTGTTGATACTGTCGGGGTGTTTGTTGACCGGGACCGGGAAGAAGTTGAGGAGATTATCCGTTTCTGCAGCCTCGGTTATGCCCAGCTGCACGGCAAAGAATCCCCGAAATACTGCGAACGCCTGGCCCGTTTCGTTGCCCCTTGCCAAGTAATCAAGGCCCTGCGGGTGGGCGGGGACGTACAGGCAGACGATATCACGCCCTATAACGAGCATGTCAAAGGCTTTCTCTTAGATACCTATCAGAAAGGGGTGCAGGGCGGTACCGGACAATGCTTTGACTGGTCCCTGATTCAGGGATTGAAACTGCAACGGGATTTCATCTTGGCTGGTGGCCTTGATGCGGAGAATGTGCAAGAAGCCCTTGACGCCGTCAATCCCTATGCCGTGGATGTCAATTCAGGGGTGGAAACTGCTCCGAGACAAAAGGGGCATGAACTGATCCGAGAATTTATCCGACGGGTACGGGCCTGCGAACAGGGCTGA
- the rpe gene encoding ribulose-phosphate 3-epimerase codes for MIAPSILSADFSKLGDEIRAVEEAGAEVIHIDVMDGHFVPNITIGPLVVEAARRVTDLPLDVHLMITDPDSYIKDFADAGADWITVHVETCPHLHRTLNFIRDLGKKAGAVLNPATPLSTLDYVLEEVDLVMLMSVNPGFGGQGFIESTLEKCRTLRAMLDKVNPEAGIEIDGGISPKTIGRMAEAGANIFVAGSAIYGQDDYAAVIQEIKKLAKY; via the coding sequence ATGATAGCCCCCTCCATACTCTCTGCGGATTTCTCTAAACTCGGCGATGAAATCCGGGCGGTTGAAGAGGCCGGAGCCGAGGTCATTCACATTGATGTGATGGACGGGCATTTTGTTCCCAATATCACTATCGGCCCTCTGGTGGTGGAAGCGGCACGGCGGGTCACAGATCTGCCCCTGGATGTTCATCTGATGATTACTGATCCAGACAGCTATATCAAAGATTTCGCCGATGCCGGGGCTGACTGGATTACCGTGCATGTGGAAACCTGCCCCCACCTCCACCGCACCCTGAACTTCATTCGCGACCTCGGGAAAAAGGCAGGAGCCGTGTTGAACCCGGCAACCCCTCTCTCCACCCTAGATTATGTCCTCGAAGAAGTGGATCTGGTTATGCTGATGAGTGTCAATCCCGGTTTCGGCGGTCAGGGCTTTATAGAATCCACCTTGGAAAAATGCCGCACACTACGCGCCATGCTGGACAAGGTCAACCCGGAAGCAGGCATAGAGATTGACGGAGGCATCAGCCCCAAGACCATTGGCCGGATGGCCGAAGCCGGTGCTAATATCTTTGTTGCCGGTTCTGCAATCTATGGGCAGGATGATTATGCGGCAGTGATTCAGGAAATAAAAAAACTGGCAAAATATTGA
- a CDS encoding ATP-binding protein has protein sequence MRKRNNISPMKSVLTAGENRRIAKAMLDYSMLADGDKVLIAVSGGIDSLVLAWVLHNWRRKAPINYEVQPVYVDMRPPGASKSETGERAGVISERLAALELSCQVLPAELPTLPGAQQSEAGTETTGICFQCARNRRRLLFDHAREQGAQAIALGHHRDDIVETFFINLTCSGNISTMRPKQVLFSGRLALIRPLAYLVKEEIRGIGKRLGMDPVASDCPVSEKTRRKDIRGLLEQMYNQVPGSREHVFAALGNVRQDYLLLQDPSKH, from the coding sequence TTGCGGAAGAGAAATAATATTTCACCCATGAAGAGCGTCCTGACTGCCGGAGAAAATCGGCGCATTGCCAAGGCCATGTTGGATTATTCCATGCTGGCTGATGGGGATAAGGTTTTGATTGCCGTCTCCGGCGGTATTGACTCACTGGTCCTGGCTTGGGTGCTTCATAACTGGCGGAGGAAGGCACCGATTAATTACGAGGTGCAGCCCGTGTATGTGGACATGCGTCCACCGGGAGCGTCGAAATCTGAAACAGGGGAACGGGCTGGTGTCATCAGCGAGCGACTTGCTGCTCTGGAACTCTCCTGCCAGGTTTTGCCTGCGGAACTGCCCACGCTACCAGGCGCACAACAGAGCGAAGCAGGAACTGAGACCACCGGCATTTGCTTCCAATGTGCCCGTAACCGGCGGCGTCTCCTCTTTGATCATGCCCGTGAACAAGGCGCTCAAGCGATCGCCTTGGGACATCACCGGGACGATATCGTGGAAACCTTTTTTATCAATCTCACCTGTAGCGGCAATATCAGCACCATGCGTCCTAAACAGGTGCTGTTTTCGGGCAGGCTTGCGCTGATCCGGCCGCTGGCCTATCTGGTCAAAGAGGAGATCAGGGGTATCGGAAAGCGGCTGGGAATGGACCCGGTGGCCTCTGATTGTCCCGTATCGGAGAAGACCCGGCGGAAGGATATCCGAGGCCTGCTGGAACAGATGTATAACCAGGTTCCTGGCAGCCGGGAGCATGTCTTTGCTGCGCTCGGCAATGTTCGCCAGGATTATCTTCTCCTTCAAGACCCATCAAAGCATTAA
- the trpC gene encoding indole-3-glycerol phosphate synthase TrpC: MYTPEGEILINRAIFPQDAVVGSAIKKKAMIIEYNPHDNSMILDTIVARKKEEVAALKQQGIRPLESEAPLDPPRGFMQALLDAPGVAIIAEAKKASPSKGVIEPNFDPQKIARNYKQGGAHAMSVLTDRDFFQGSIDYIPLVRNTVDLPVLRKEFIIDPLQIEEAAAFGSDAILLIAAILETAQLREFRLQAEEAGMDVLVEVHNEAELEKTLAAESRLIGINNRNLNDFNVDLETTFRLQREIPTDIPIVSESGISSRSEMLRLQEAGITAALIGESLMRSNEQGKTLRHFLST, encoded by the coding sequence TTGTACACTCCTGAAGGTGAAATCCTGATCAACCGCGCCATTTTCCCGCAAGATGCCGTTGTCGGTTCTGCGATAAAGAAAAAAGCGATGATCATTGAATATAATCCTCACGATAACAGTATGATTCTTGATACCATTGTAGCACGAAAAAAAGAAGAAGTTGCGGCCCTGAAACAGCAAGGGATCCGTCCCCTGGAGAGCGAAGCGCCTCTTGATCCGCCGCGCGGCTTCATGCAGGCCCTACTTGATGCACCAGGTGTGGCGATCATTGCCGAGGCCAAGAAGGCCTCACCTTCCAAGGGCGTGATTGAGCCCAATTTTGATCCCCAAAAAATAGCTCGCAATTATAAGCAAGGCGGGGCTCATGCCATGTCCGTGCTCACGGACCGGGACTTTTTCCAAGGCTCCATCGACTATATCCCCTTGGTCAGAAATACGGTGGATCTACCTGTATTGCGCAAGGAGTTCATTATTGATCCCCTCCAGATCGAAGAGGCTGCTGCCTTCGGGTCCGATGCGATCCTGCTGATTGCCGCTATTTTGGAGACCGCGCAACTCAGGGAGTTTCGTTTACAGGCCGAGGAAGCAGGCATGGATGTCCTGGTCGAAGTGCATAACGAGGCAGAGCTGGAAAAAACCTTAGCGGCAGAGAGCAGGCTGATCGGCATCAACAACCGCAACCTGAACGACTTCAACGTGGATCTGGAAACCACTTTTCGACTCCAGCGTGAGATTCCCACCGATATCCCCATTGTCAGCGAATCAGGCATATCAAGCCGCAGCGAAATGCTTCGTTTACAGGAAGCCGGTATCACAGCCGCCCTTATCGGGGAAAGCCTGATGCGCAGCAATGAGCAAGGAAAAACGCTCCGTCATTTTCTCTCTACCTAA
- a CDS encoding ARMT1-like domain-containing protein encodes MRTTLDCLVCFMRQAKSTGLLATDNPVLQRQLLDGAGRYMEQVDTELSPPENAVGLYALFADILGNDDPFSHVKQEGNDFALFLQEKVEQRIQAAYDPLRAAVRVAIAGNIIDYGALHSFDAAATMQECFDREFVLDDYPVLLEALQGKPKVLYLCDNCGEIVFDGLLIKEMNRLGCQVTAAVRESPIINDATVEDAQSCGLDRICSVISNGTRCPGTPLESCSEEFKEHFQAADLIISKGMGNFETLSEVSAPIFFLFTVKCKQVARHLTERQGFEPGFLKGVGEMVLLRQKEV; translated from the coding sequence ATGCGAACCACTCTTGACTGCCTTGTCTGTTTTATGCGCCAAGCCAAGTCCACTGGCTTATTGGCCACTGATAACCCGGTCCTGCAACGACAGCTCCTTGATGGCGCAGGGCGATATATGGAGCAGGTGGATACGGAGCTCTCTCCGCCTGAAAATGCTGTGGGGCTCTACGCTCTCTTTGCGGATATTTTAGGGAACGATGATCCCTTTTCCCATGTTAAGCAGGAGGGGAATGACTTTGCCCTTTTCTTGCAGGAAAAGGTTGAGCAACGGATTCAGGCAGCTTATGACCCGTTACGGGCCGCAGTTCGGGTAGCAATCGCCGGTAATATTATTGACTACGGGGCATTGCATAGTTTTGATGCCGCAGCGACCATGCAGGAGTGCTTTGACCGAGAATTTGTTCTGGACGATTATCCTGTCTTGCTTGAGGCCCTGCAAGGTAAGCCCAAGGTGCTCTATCTTTGCGATAACTGCGGTGAGATTGTTTTTGATGGTCTGCTGATCAAGGAGATGAACAGGTTGGGTTGTCAGGTGACGGCTGCGGTGCGGGAGTCCCCTATCATCAACGATGCTACAGTCGAAGATGCCCAATCATGTGGTTTAGATAGGATCTGTTCGGTGATCAGCAATGGAACTCGTTGTCCGGGTACTCCGTTGGAGTCCTGTAGTGAGGAATTCAAGGAGCATTTCCAGGCGGCGGACCTGATTATCAGTAAAGGGATGGGTAATTTTGAGACCTTGTCCGAGGTATCGGCCCCGATTTTTTTCCTTTTTACCGTGAAATGCAAGCAGGTAGCTCGGCATCTCACTGAGCGCCAAGGGTTTGAGCCTGGTTTCTTAAAAGGGGTTGGTGAGATGGTTTTATTGCGGCAGAAAGAGGTGTAG
- the trpD gene encoding anthranilate phosphoribosyltransferase yields MIQEAISLAVTGQNLDEEQMTATMQEIMSGKATDAQIGSFITALRMKGETIDEIAGAVRVMREKATFVDTGVDTASGDLLMDIVGTGGDGSGTFNVSTTTAFVVAGAGIPVAKHGNRAVSSSCGSADVLEALGVDLSLSADRVAECVRTVGIGFLFAPMLHGAMKHAIGPRRELGIRTIFNILGPMTNPAGANVQLTGVFAKELTVPIAEVLSRLGMKRTLVVWGEGNMDEMTVTGTSYVADAHDGKVESYTVEPEDVGLSRATIDDIRGGATAEESAALVREVLNNIPGARLDMVLLNAGAALMAAGKAADLLAGVEQAREIIASGAALERLDKLIAFCGQPAS; encoded by the coding sequence ATGATACAAGAAGCAATCTCCCTGGCGGTAACAGGGCAGAATCTTGACGAAGAGCAGATGACCGCAACCATGCAGGAAATAATGAGCGGCAAGGCCACCGATGCCCAAATCGGTTCCTTTATCACCGCCCTACGCATGAAGGGAGAAACCATCGACGAGATTGCCGGTGCGGTTCGAGTTATGCGGGAAAAGGCCACTTTTGTCGATACCGGAGTGGACACCGCCTCTGGGGACCTGCTCATGGATATCGTCGGCACAGGCGGCGATGGTTCCGGCACCTTTAATGTCTCCACCACCACGGCCTTTGTTGTGGCCGGGGCCGGAATCCCAGTGGCCAAGCATGGTAATCGGGCCGTATCTTCTTCCTGCGGTAGTGCCGATGTGCTGGAGGCCTTGGGAGTGGATCTTTCCCTCTCGGCGGATCGGGTGGCGGAATGCGTACGCACCGTCGGGATCGGCTTCTTGTTCGCCCCCATGCTGCACGGGGCCATGAAACACGCCATCGGCCCCAGGCGTGAACTGGGCATCCGCACCATTTTCAATATCCTCGGCCCTATGACCAACCCAGCCGGAGCTAATGTCCAGCTCACCGGTGTTTTTGCCAAAGAATTGACCGTGCCCATTGCTGAGGTGCTGAGTCGATTAGGCATGAAGCGCACCCTGGTGGTCTGGGGCGAGGGCAATATGGATGAAATGACGGTCACCGGCACCTCGTATGTGGCCGATGCCCATGACGGCAAGGTGGAGAGCTATACGGTGGAACCGGAAGACGTGGGGCTGAGCCGGGCAACCATTGATGATATCCGGGGCGGAGCCACTGCCGAGGAATCAGCAGCCTTGGTTCGTGAGGTCTTGAATAATATCCCCGGAGCACGGCTGGATATGGTCCTGCTCAATGCCGGAGCAGCGTTAATGGCTGCGGGTAAAGCCGCTGATCTCCTAGCCGGGGTTGAGCAGGCAAGAGAGATTATTGCCTCGGGTGCGGCTTTAGAAAGGCTGGACAAACTCATCGCCTTCTGCGGGCAGCCTGCCTCCTGA
- a CDS encoding NIL domain-containing protein, which translates to MTRIYLLRYPKDTSNQPIIYHLVQRYAVEFNILKADIRPQRDGIMVVELKGPKEKVADALDYLKSLGVKSERLAGKVHRDEKKCFQCGACTGMCPVGALYIQRPAMDVIFEPEKCTACGLCVAGCPVRAMKISFDPMTETGVPA; encoded by the coding sequence ATGACCAGAATATACCTTCTCCGTTACCCGAAAGACACTTCGAATCAGCCCATTATCTATCATTTGGTTCAACGCTATGCCGTGGAATTTAATATCCTGAAAGCGGATATTCGCCCCCAGCGCGATGGCATCATGGTGGTGGAACTCAAGGGCCCCAAAGAGAAAGTCGCTGATGCCCTTGATTATCTAAAAAGCCTCGGTGTTAAGTCGGAACGCCTTGCTGGCAAGGTCCATCGAGACGAAAAAAAATGCTTCCAATGCGGGGCCTGCACCGGAATGTGCCCGGTTGGCGCTCTGTATATCCAACGACCGGCCATGGACGTCATCTTTGAACCGGAAAAATGTACGGCCTGCGGCCTCTGTGTGGCTGGCTGCCCGGTCCGCGCCATGAAGATCTCTTTTGATCCGATGACAGAGACAGGGGTCCCGGCGTAA
- a CDS encoding glucose-6-phosphate isomerase produces the protein MDFFKNFADIRAVQKLEQLARTPYNLAASTALSPERFAAYRVSSCGFDFLYGTQRVGKQVMQALQELADQARLVEQFKAMKSGAVMNRIIGHDSEKRQVLHTACRDIFTDKPLAPEETAQAKEQLARLQKFLADVDSGTICNTKGEPFTTMVQVGIGGSDLGPRALYLALKRYCQAGRKACFIANIDPDDAAAVLAELDLSRTLINVVSKSGTTLETLTNKELVRSALTAAGLDPARHMIAVTGAGSPMDDPEKYLAAFHMYDYIGGRYSATSMVGGVTLAFALGYENFLELLRGANAVDKAGEQENIQENLPLLMALLGIWNRNFLGYNTVAILPYSQALLRFPAHLQQCDMESNGKQISRLGESVQWKTGPIVWGEPGTNGQHAFYQLLHQGSEIVPAEFIGFRQSQYQEDITINGTTSQQKLLANMLAQSLALALGRAHENPNKSFAGNRPSSLLLADRLTPYSMGALLALYENKIALQGFCWNINSFDQEGVQLGKVLANRILSELAQKKEGERLNPDSPELSLLKAAGLEKK, from the coding sequence ATGGATTTCTTCAAAAACTTTGCCGACATCAGGGCTGTGCAAAAGCTGGAACAGCTGGCTCGTACCCCTTATAACCTTGCCGCCTCAACCGCTCTTTCTCCTGAACGTTTTGCTGCTTACCGAGTCTCATCCTGCGGCTTTGATTTTTTGTACGGCACTCAACGGGTCGGCAAGCAAGTTATGCAGGCCTTGCAGGAGCTTGCCGATCAAGCCCGGCTGGTTGAACAGTTCAAAGCCATGAAATCCGGCGCTGTCATGAACAGGATCATCGGCCATGACAGCGAAAAACGTCAGGTCCTGCACACGGCCTGTCGGGATATTTTCACCGATAAACCCCTTGCCCCAGAAGAAACAGCTCAAGCCAAGGAGCAGCTCGCTCGCCTACAAAAATTCCTGGCCGATGTGGACAGCGGCACGATCTGTAATACAAAGGGGGAACCCTTTACCACGATGGTACAGGTGGGTATCGGCGGCTCCGACCTGGGTCCTCGCGCCCTCTATCTTGCCCTGAAACGCTATTGCCAGGCAGGACGCAAGGCCTGCTTTATTGCCAATATTGACCCGGACGATGCAGCGGCTGTTCTCGCTGAGCTGGATCTCTCCCGAACCCTGATCAATGTCGTTTCCAAGAGCGGCACCACCCTAGAAACGCTGACCAACAAAGAATTGGTACGCTCCGCCCTGACAGCAGCCGGGCTTGATCCTGCCCGCCATATGATTGCGGTCACCGGTGCAGGCAGCCCGATGGATGATCCAGAAAAGTATCTGGCAGCCTTCCATATGTACGATTACATCGGGGGGCGCTATTCCGCCACCTCTATGGTCGGCGGGGTGACTTTGGCATTTGCTCTGGGTTATGAAAATTTTCTTGAGCTGTTACGTGGAGCCAATGCAGTCGACAAAGCAGGAGAACAGGAAAATATCCAAGAAAACCTTCCCCTGCTCATGGCCCTGCTGGGCATCTGGAACCGTAACTTTCTGGGATACAACACGGTCGCAATCCTCCCCTACAGTCAGGCTCTGCTCCGCTTCCCTGCCCATTTGCAGCAATGCGACATGGAAAGCAACGGCAAACAGATCAGCAGATTAGGCGAATCAGTGCAATGGAAAACCGGGCCCATCGTCTGGGGGGAACCAGGGACCAATGGTCAGCACGCTTTTTATCAACTGCTCCACCAGGGCAGCGAGATCGTACCTGCCGAGTTTATCGGCTTCCGGCAGTCCCAATATCAAGAGGACATCACGATCAACGGAACCACCTCGCAGCAGAAATTACTCGCCAATATGCTGGCCCAATCCCTGGCCTTAGCCTTAGGCAGAGCACATGAAAACCCCAATAAGTCTTTTGCTGGTAACAGGCCCAGCTCCCTGCTCCTTGCCGACCGTCTCACCCCGTACAGCATGGGCGCTTTGCTAGCCCTGTATGAAAACAAAATTGCTCTGCAAGGCTTTTGCTGGAACATCAACTCCTTTGATCAGGAGGGCGTGCAACTGGGTAAGGTGCTGGCAAACCGCATCCTTTCTGAGCTGGCACAGAAAAAAGAGGGGGAGCGACTGAACCCTGATTCACCCGAGCTTTCCCTGCTCAAGGCAGCTGGCCTTGAAAAAAAATGA
- a CDS encoding response regulator, whose amino-acid sequence MSKKHTLLIIDDIVDNLMLLGEAMSSEYKIKVATGGVQGLELAVQNPKPDLILLDIMMPGIDGYEVCRRLKADNRTRHIPVIFLSALDKESDELQGLDAGAVDFITKPFKLEVVRARINTQLELLRMRQQLQTARLKAEAASQSKSVFLANMSHEIRTPMSAIMGMTDLALEEASAPQQRSYLETVKLSADSLLALINDILDFSKIEAGQMELDEHPFLLADAIEAAMRTVSILSKEKGLEITLEIAPNVPVAVAGDSLRFRQIILNLLSNAIKFSEKGIIRIKVTLEHAGLETTTLRVSVTDQGVGIKEDKISSIFSAFSQADSSVSRKFGGTGLGLAICRQLCELMDGTISAESEYKKGSTFSFTVMFGATSQENITRKKSTNSEIMRIRPIRVLLVEDNAANRFLIRVVLEKFKHEVIEAVDGIEALHIMLEDQFDLILSDVQMPKLDGYRLTKIIRACEEGKELDPDLADKLDNDLISKLRQKLHGKHRLVISMTANAMSGDKEKCFTAGMDDYLTKPLNQEELAVTLNRWLPTE is encoded by the coding sequence ATGAGCAAAAAACACACCCTCCTTATTATTGACGATATAGTCGACAACCTGATGCTCCTCGGGGAAGCTATGTCGTCTGAATATAAAATAAAGGTTGCAACAGGCGGTGTACAGGGGTTGGAACTTGCTGTTCAGAATCCAAAACCTGATCTGATCCTGCTGGATATTATGATGCCCGGCATTGACGGATACGAAGTATGCCGTCGCCTCAAGGCGGACAACCGGACACGACATATCCCGGTCATTTTTCTTAGTGCTCTGGATAAAGAAAGTGATGAGCTACAAGGGCTTGACGCCGGAGCTGTTGATTTTATAACAAAACCCTTTAAGCTGGAAGTTGTTCGGGCCAGAATCAACACCCAGCTTGAGCTCCTCCGGATGCGTCAGCAATTGCAAACAGCTCGCCTGAAAGCAGAAGCAGCCTCCCAATCCAAATCTGTCTTTCTCGCCAATATGAGCCATGAGATCAGAACCCCGATGAGTGCTATCATGGGGATGACTGATCTTGCTCTAGAAGAAGCCTCTGCCCCCCAGCAGCGCAGTTATCTGGAAACCGTCAAACTTTCAGCAGACTCTCTCCTCGCCCTGATCAATGATATTCTTGATTTTTCCAAGATTGAAGCAGGCCAGATGGAGCTGGACGAACACCCCTTTCTTCTTGCAGATGCTATTGAGGCGGCTATGCGGACGGTTTCCATTCTCTCAAAAGAGAAAGGGCTTGAAATCACTCTTGAGATCGCCCCCAATGTCCCTGTTGCCGTGGCTGGCGACAGCCTGCGTTTCCGCCAAATCATCCTCAATCTTCTCAGTAATGCTATCAAGTTCTCCGAAAAAGGCATCATTCGTATCAAGGTCACCTTAGAGCATGCCGGACTTGAAACAACCACCCTGCGTGTATCGGTTACTGACCAGGGGGTCGGTATCAAAGAGGATAAAATAAGCTCTATCTTTAGTGCCTTTTCTCAGGCGGACAGCTCTGTCTCTAGAAAATTCGGTGGTACTGGCCTCGGCCTTGCCATCTGTCGTCAGCTCTGCGAACTGATGGATGGCACCATAAGCGCGGAGAGCGAGTACAAGAAAGGAAGCACCTTCTCGTTCACGGTAATGTTCGGCGCAACCTCTCAAGAAAATATAACACGGAAGAAAAGCACAAACTCTGAGATAATGAGAATTCGTCCCATCCGAGTTCTACTGGTGGAAGACAACGCGGCAAACCGCTTTCTCATCCGGGTGGTGCTAGAAAAATTCAAGCATGAGGTTATTGAGGCAGTTGACGGCATTGAGGCCTTACATATTATGCTGGAAGACCAGTTTGATCTGATCCTCTCTGATGTTCAGATGCCGAAATTGGACGGCTACAGGCTCACCAAAATTATCCGGGCCTGTGAAGAAGGTAAAGAACTGGATCCCGATCTTGCTGATAAGCTGGACAACGACCTGATCAGTAAACTCAGACAAAAACTGCACGGCAAGCATCGTCTGGTCATCTCCATGACGGCCAACGCCATGAGCGGTGATAAAGAAAAATGCTTTACCGCCGGTATGGATGATTACCTGACCAAGCCCCTGAACCAGGAGGAACTTGCGGTGACCCTTAACCGTTGGCTTCCAACCGAATAA